Within the Arachis duranensis cultivar V14167 chromosome 10, aradu.V14167.gnm2.J7QH, whole genome shotgun sequence genome, the region AAAACGAAGAAAAGCAGCGTCGTAATCCACAATATGAGCTCGCAGAGTCCTCAACCACGGGGTGCCTATCACCAAATCTCCTCCCGCAACATGGAGAACAAAGACCTCCGGAATGGTAATCTTGCAAACTTGCAATGTCACTTCCAGGGAGGAAATTCGCCCCTCTACATCCATAATTGCGAAATTACCCACCATAACACGAACACCCGGAGCTGGATCAATCGGAAGGTTTAAAAACTTGGCAATGCGCGGCTGGATGAAGCTATCGGAGCTACCCCCGTCAATGAGAGCTTGAACATCTAAACCCCTAATCTGAGCCTTGATTCGAATGGATGCAGGTCCAGAAGTGTCGTGCATCACATTATAAGATAGATGATGTTCAATTACTTGTTGATCAAGTCGTTGCAACAATTTGCCGCCATTGGGGACCTCCTCAATTGAAATCCCTGGGGAAGCATCTAGCTCTAGCTCTACCTGATAGAGCATAAAATGTTTATTTGGGCATTTGTGTGTGGCAGAGAACCGCTCATCACACCAGTAACATAATCCCTTGTCACAGCGGCTCTGGATTTTGGCATGTGTCAAACGCTTGATAGAACTCTTGGTAGGGATCTACTGCTACGGTGGTGTAGGTAGTAACGGAGGTAGAGTGTTGCAGGGTGGTGGTCGCAACGGTGTCGTGTGTTGGGGCGAAGCAAGAGGTGGCCTATAGTTAGAAGGGTCGTGCGTGTTCCTTGTGGTGGACGAGAATTTGTCCTCATACAAGCGCGCAAGACTGACAGCTCGCATCAAGGAAGGGGGCACTGTGCCTTTACTTCGCGGCGAATATCCACCTGCACTCCACTGATAAAACAATCACGTAGTGCATCCTGAGGTTCGATGCTGGATCGATTCACCAATGAAACAAATTCGGCATAATAATCAGACACAGAGCTGTGTTGTTAAAGCTTGAATAAGAGTTCTCGCGGGGACTCAAAGAGAGAGGGTCCAAATTCGATCTCAATGTCGCGCTTGAACTGAGCCCATGATCAGAAAGGAGCTAAGC harbors:
- the LOC107470984 gene encoding uncharacterized protein LOC107470984 isoform X1 is translated as MLYQVELELDASPGISIEEVPNGGKLLQRLDQQVIEHHLSYNVMHDTSGPASIRIKAQIRGLDVQALIDGGSSDSFIQPRIAKFLNLPIDPAPGVRVMVGNFAIMDVEGRISSLEVTLQVCKITIPEVFVLHVAGGDLVIGTPWLRTLRAHIVDYDAAFLRFWHEGQFVTVQGETSSALSQAQFHHIGRLVNTDAIAEAFTVQLQQSDERAETLLQLPEGLNLELTILLHTCGTVFAQPKGLPPQRAHDHLFPLTKGAEPVKVRPYRYPHSQKNQIELMVKQMLEDRII